The following nucleotide sequence is from Pedobacter sp. PACM 27299.
CATATAAATACCTGAGCGAAAACCAACCTTCCCTGCATCAATTAATGGCATCACATGCTGCCCAAGGATCGCCTGTGGCTTTGGATTCTCTAACACCCCTTCTTTAATCATGATGCTGGCGCCACCTGGAAGAACTTCTTCTCCCGGTTGAAAAATCAATTTGATGGTTCCTGCAAATTCTGCTTTCAGACTGTTCAGGATGAAAGCCGTTCCCAATAACGAAGAACTGTGTACATCATGACCACAGGCATGCATTACTCCTGGATTTTTTGAAGCATAAGGTTTGTCATTTGCCTCTATAATTGGCAAAGCATCCATATCCGCACGCAATGCGATAATCTGATCAGATGGAATGTCCCCCTTGATCAATCCAACTACCCCTGTATTGGCCATCTCGGTATAAGGAATTCCCCATTCTTCCAGGTGACTTTTAATATAAGCTGAAGTTTCAAACTCTTTAAAGGAAAGTTCAGGGTTGGCATGAATATGCTGACGGTAGCCTCTCACCTGATCAAAAATATCAAGCGCTAGGGTTTGGATCTTATCTTTCATTGTCATTGCTATAATCTAGGTTAGGTGCATTTATTTTCTCCCTAAAAATAAATAGGGTTGGAAACATGGGTCTGAGTTCATTTAGCAGACGCTGGGCTTCCAGACGTGTTCTAAAATCGCCAACCCGCAAATAATAATTAGGTTCTTTGTAAGTAATATAGGTGTTTAAATTCTGGTAAGCAGATTTAAAGCGGGCTTGTTCCGAAAATACCTGACGCCTGTCGGAGCCATAAAATATCTGTACACGATAACCCATCTGACCAACAATTGCAGCCCCAGGTTTAACAGGAGCACCGCCGGCAGACTTGGTGTACAAAGCGATCCGCTTTGCAATCAAACTATCAATCATGGGATCTTTAACCACCACTACCTCTCCTTTCTGCTGGGCAAAAAGAACGATAGAGAAACAACACAATATACTGGTAAATAATATCTTCATGAAAGGGCTTAAAAAAAAGAATGCCGAATTTTTTGTTACAAAAATCGGCATTCTAAATGTGTATTACAAATTACAATCCTGCGCCGTGGCAGTTTTTGAATTTCTTACCGCTTCCGCAAGGGCACATATCATTTCTCCCTACCGTCACTTCTTTACGGATGGGTTGCTGTGGTGCTGCTTCACGGGTATCTTCCATAGTCATTGGCTCATTACCTACTGAGATTTCAAAATCCGGTTTTGACATTTTCAATTTGCTTGGAGCTGGTCTTGGTGCCTGAGCTTCTCTAACGTCATTAGGATCTGTTTCAATTGGAATACCACCTTTATATAAGAAACTAACTACTTCTTTATTTACGGCATTCAACATGTTTTTAAACAAGTTAAAGGCTTCCATTTTGTAAATGATCAATGGATCTTTTTGCTCGTATACCGCATTTTGAACTGACTGTTTCAACTCATCCATTTCACGCAAATGTTCTTTCCATGATTCATCGATCAAGGCTAGTACAATTGTTTTTTCGAATGATTTAGTCACCTCACGACCATGATTGTCGATTGCTTTTTTCAAGCCAACAGGCACCTGGATGCTACGAATACCATCTGTAAACGGAACAATAATTTGCTCAATGTGTTCTCCACGCTCTTCGAATACCTGGTTCAATACCGGCATGGCCTGCTGGATAATGCCTTCAGATTTTCTAGCATAGAATGCCGTTACTTCTTCAAACAATTTATCAGTCAGGTGGTGAACGTTTCTTGCACTGAATTCTGCTTCATCAATAGTCGTATCTGCAGAGAAGTTTTTGATTACTTCCAGTTTGAAACCTTCGTAATTTCCTTCTTCTTTATATTCTGTAACAATGTCTTCTGCTACGTCGAAAGTCATATTGTTCATGTCCACGTCTAAACGCTCACCGAACAATGCATTTTTACGTTTTGCATAAATTACAGTACGCTGTGAGTTCATCACATCATCATACTCTAATAGACGCTTACGGATACCAAAGTTATTTTCTTCTACTTTCTTCTGTGCACGCTCAATAGATTTGGTGATCATCGAATGCTGAATCACTTCACCATCTTCGATACCCATTTTCACCATGATGTTAGAGATTCTTTCAGAACCAAATAACCTCATTAAGTTATCTTCAAGAGAAACGAAGAACTGAGAAGAACCAGGATCACCCTGACGACCGGCACGACCACGCAGCTGTCTGTCTACACGACGAGACTCATGACGTTCTGTACCTACGATAGCCAAACCACCTGCTTCTTTAACACCAGCACCTAGTTTAATATCCGTACCACGACCAGCCATGTTGGTTGCAATCGTCACCTGTCCAGCCTGACCTGCTTCAGCTACAATATCTGCCTCTCTCTGGTGCATCTTCGCGTTCAGCACATTGTGTTTAATTCCACGAAGTTTAAGCATTCTGCTCAATAACTCAGAAATCTCAACTGAAGTTGTACCGACCAATACCGGACGGCCTGCTTCTGTTAATTTAACGATCTCTTCTGCTACTGCATTATATTTTTCACGAACCGTACGATATACATAATCTTGGTGGTCAATTCTAGAGATCACCCTGTTGGTAGGGATTTCCACTACATCCAGTTTATAAATCGACCAGAACTCGCCAGCTTCAGTAGTTGCTGTACCTGTCATACCACAAAGCTTATGGTACATACGGAAGAAGTTTTGAAGGGTTACCGTCGCATAAGTCTGTGAAGCATCTTCTACTTTCACATTTTCTTTTGCTTCAATCGCCTGGTGTAAACCGTCAGAATAACGACGGCCATCCATGATACGACCAGTTTGCTCATCTACAATTTTGATCTTTCCTTCATCGATGATGTATTCCACATCAATCTCGAATAAAGTATAAGCTTTCAGCAATTGGTTTACCGAGTGAATTCTTTCTGCTTTGATCGAGTAATCGCGCATCAGGGCATCTTTCTGTGCAATCTTCTCTTCGTTAGTCAGGTTAGATTTTTCAATCTCTGCGATCTCTGTACCTACATCTGGCAATACGAAGAAATGGGCATCTTCACCAGATTTGGTGATCAGCTCAATACCTTTTTCAGTCAGCTCTACCTGGTTGTTTTTCTCATCAATATAGAAGTACAATTCCGAATCTACTTTCGGCATGTTCTTCGACTGATCAGCCATGTAATGATTTTCAGTTTTCAATAAGGTTTGTTTAACACTACCCTCACTTAGAAACTTGATCAATGCTTTATTTTTAGGCAAACCACGGTGTGCACGTAAAAGTGCTAAACCACCTTCACCTTCCTCGGTTCCGGCCTTACCATCATTAATTAATTTTTTAGCTTCATTTAAAGCTTTAGTTACATATTCTCTTTGTGCAGCGACCAATCTTTCGATCCTTGGTTTCAGCTCATGGAATTCATGCTGATCTCCAAAAGGAACCGGACCAGAAATGATCAAAGGTGTACGGGCATCATCAATTAAAACTGAATCGACCTCATCCACCATCGCGAAATGTAATTTACGCTGCACCAATTGATCTGGCGTTTGCGACATATTGTCACGCAGGTAATCAAAACCAAATTCATTGTTGGTACCATAAGTAATGTCAGCAAGGTAAGCATCACGGCGCTCCTGAGAGTTTGGCTCATGCTTATCAATACAATCTACTTTAATCCCATGGAATTCGAATAATGGACCATTCCACTCCGAGTCACGTCGTGCCAGGTAATCATTCACAGTTACAATGTGAACTCCTTTACCAGCAAGCGCATTCAGGTAAGCAGGTAATGTACTTACCAAAGTTTTACCCTCACCCGTAGCCATCTCAGAGATTTTACCACTGTGTAATACCATACCACCGATCAACTGAACATCGTAGTGTACCATGTTCCATTTCACCAATGTACCGGCAGCATCCCATGAATTCGCCCAGAAAGCTTTATCGCCTTCAATGGTTACATTATTTCTGCGTACTGCATAGTCTCTGTCGTGCTGACTCGCAGTTACCTCTAAACGCTCATTTTCTGAGAAACGTCTGGAAGTTTCTTTAACCACGGCAAATGCCTGTGGCAATATATCTAGTAATACTACTTCTAATTCTTTATCACGCTCTTTAATCAGCTCATCGATCTGATCATATAAGGCCGTTTTTGCTGCCAATGACAAGTCCTGACTTTCACCATCGGCTTTTAAGCCACTGATTTTTCCATCAATCTCCGCTAAAGCCTGTGCAATCACATCCTTAAAATAAACCGTTTTGTTACGCAACTCATCATTGCTCAGTACAGAAAGCTTCGAATACTCTTCGTTGATTTTGATAACAATAGGCTGTAATGCCTTGATATCTCTTTCCGATTTGCTTCCAAATACTTTGGTTAAAAATCCTAACATCTTTTATGTTTGTGTTTATTGTTTATTAATATTGAAAAACGTACAAATTACAACAACCAAGCCATATCAAACAATAAGTCAGAATGGCAGTCATCGGGCGCTAAAATTACAAAATATCCTGTACTTTGCTTTAGCATCGTGATTTTATTTAAAAAACTTTAACAATTTAACAGCAGCGGAGAAAAAAGATGCTAAAAACCTATAAAAGAACACAATAGTTAAACTTGATCTTCCTTCAATTCTGCAGCAAGTTCGCGCAGCGCTTTCAGCTCCTGCTTCACCTGCTTCAAATTATATTGTCCTCCTGCTTTAGACCAACGAAACTTTTGCGGAATAAATTGTCCTAAACACATGACGGCAGACAAGCTAAATAACATTTCATAAGTATCTAAAACACCCCATAAGAGGCCCTGACTGGCTATATTTTCAGACAACCCCAAAGAAGGAAGCACAATAAGAAGGGTACTCAATCCGATGACACCAACTACGATGACCATCCGCATGGCCAGCACATAATGGGCCACCGTCTGCTCCAGGTGATTCAAGACATCTTGCTCATGATTGAGCTTTCGCATCTTCAGCCAGGCCAGGCTAAATACAAATAAAGCAAGAAACAATGCCCCCAGCCGCATCATCACCCGCTGGTTAAACCATTCTCCCTGATCAGAAGACCAGCCCAGCAGGCATGAAACCACAATATAAAAGCTACAAAACAAAATTCCATTGATATAAAATTTCCTGATTTTTGAGGCCATGGTTTCAGATTTTCTCCTGATGATTCCCCTAATTACCTCCGGCTTAATCGCTGAAGGAGGATTTAATTGCGCCTGATGTGCTACCCAGGCTAATTTTAGTGCTTCTAAACTCATCCCCTTA
It contains:
- the secA gene encoding preprotein translocase subunit SecA: MLGFLTKVFGSKSERDIKALQPIVIKINEEYSKLSVLSNDELRNKTVYFKDVIAQALAEIDGKISGLKADGESQDLSLAAKTALYDQIDELIKERDKELEVVLLDILPQAFAVVKETSRRFSENERLEVTASQHDRDYAVRRNNVTIEGDKAFWANSWDAAGTLVKWNMVHYDVQLIGGMVLHSGKISEMATGEGKTLVSTLPAYLNALAGKGVHIVTVNDYLARRDSEWNGPLFEFHGIKVDCIDKHEPNSQERRDAYLADITYGTNNEFGFDYLRDNMSQTPDQLVQRKLHFAMVDEVDSVLIDDARTPLIISGPVPFGDQHEFHELKPRIERLVAAQREYVTKALNEAKKLINDGKAGTEEGEGGLALLRAHRGLPKNKALIKFLSEGSVKQTLLKTENHYMADQSKNMPKVDSELYFYIDEKNNQVELTEKGIELITKSGEDAHFFVLPDVGTEIAEIEKSNLTNEEKIAQKDALMRDYSIKAERIHSVNQLLKAYTLFEIDVEYIIDEGKIKIVDEQTGRIMDGRRYSDGLHQAIEAKENVKVEDASQTYATVTLQNFFRMYHKLCGMTGTATTEAGEFWSIYKLDVVEIPTNRVISRIDHQDYVYRTVREKYNAVAEEIVKLTEAGRPVLVGTTSVEISELLSRMLKLRGIKHNVLNAKMHQREADIVAEAGQAGQVTIATNMAGRGTDIKLGAGVKEAGGLAIVGTERHESRRVDRQLRGRAGRQGDPGSSQFFVSLEDNLMRLFGSERISNIMVKMGIEDGEVIQHSMITKSIERAQKKVEENNFGIRKRLLEYDDVMNSQRTVIYAKRKNALFGERLDVDMNNMTFDVAEDIVTEYKEEGNYEGFKLEVIKNFSADTTIDEAEFSARNVHHLTDKLFEEVTAFYARKSEGIIQQAMPVLNQVFEERGEHIEQIIVPFTDGIRSIQVPVGLKKAIDNHGREVTKSFEKTIVLALIDESWKEHLREMDELKQSVQNAVYEQKDPLIIYKMEAFNLFKNMLNAVNKEVVSFLYKGGIPIETDPNDVREAQAPRPAPSKLKMSKPDFEISVGNEPMTMEDTREAAPQQPIRKEVTVGRNDMCPCGSGKKFKNCHGAGL
- a CDS encoding SPOR domain-containing protein, translating into MKILFTSILCCFSIVLFAQQKGEVVVVKDPMIDSLIAKRIALYTKSAGGAPVKPGAAIVGQMGYRVQIFYGSDRRQVFSEQARFKSAYQNLNTYITYKEPNYYLRVGDFRTRLEAQRLLNELRPMFPTLFIFREKINAPNLDYSNDNER